TTTGGATACGAAACCGTATTTCGTCACAACTGCTTTCGCAACCCAAAGGCTTGAGGGTTTTGGTGCCGCTGCTGTGGATGAAGATGCAACGCCCCAACTTCTGGTTAGTGCCATTGATGTGAACGGTGAAGACGTTGCAGAAACAACCAGGCTTGATTTGCCCTTGAATGCTATAACCATGACTGCGCTCGATTTATTCGCCGGTGAAAATGAAAAGCATCATTTGACCGTGGCCTTTAAGGGAGAGAATACGACTTCGATTCACAGCCGAAGCTTTTCCGTCCTTTCCAGTGACGATCATCCTTTTGCGGAAACCTCGCTGGGCGCAACCGCATTCCTCAGGGAAAACTGGTACCAGTCGAATCTTTTTGGCGACGCATTTGTCCCATCTGATTTCGAGTCCGGAAATCGCTGGATCTACCTGCCGCTTCTTGTCGAGTGGCTTTACCTGAGCGATACGCAGTGGGTTTATGATCATGGTTTTCAGGATTGGTTATTTTTGAGCCGGACCCATTACCCATGGTTCTATCTTCTGGAAAAAGCCGAATGGCATTTTCATTTCACTGACCTTGGCCGAACTTTCTATTCCGAGAGCGAGGGTTTCTTTTCCGAGTAATGGTAGCGCCCAGCTCAGCTTCCTATCCGCAGATTACGCAGATTATTTGGATTCAGACCTAAAGTGTATCGCATGAAATCCGTGCTAATCAGCCCAATCTGCGGATAAAAAATCTCGTTGCCGTCGGAACGGCATTTCATTCAATCGAGTGTTATGCGTTCATCGATCACTGCGTTTTTCTTGTTTGTGCTTCCATGCTTCTTTGCTGCTTGCGGGAAAAAACCTGCTCCGGCTCCCCCGCCTGCTCCAGTCGAGGAGGTCACCATAGGAGCGAGCCAGACGACCACGGGCAATGTCCTCCTCGCCACCAAGCTGCGGCCCGATGTCACTTCTATCGAAATCTTATGCGTGCCGGAAGTTTCACCGGAAACGCGTGAGTTGATTTTGGAGCAGCACAAGGCACTTCAGGCATACCTTGATGCGCCTGAGCCTGATGCAGGCGACGCCCTGGTCACCCTGTCCGAGTCCGATACAAAAAAGCTTAACTCCGCACTCGAAAAAGCAAAGGAAGGCTTTCCCGAGCCCTTTGAGTCCACTTTCCGGATTGATGGCAAAAGCCGCCTGGCGGAGAGCCGGCGTTCCCTCTACGAGCGCTACCTTCCCATGGTTGAAGCGGTGAAGGTCGACAACCTTGAGTCGAGTCTGAACGCCATCTTTGCCCTCATGAAGCAGGACCACGAGACCTTGCAGAAACTGGCGGAAGATGGTTCCAGCAACAACGCGGTTCAAGCCATGGCCGACATGAACTGGCTGGCCAGCTTCAGTGATTACATGAAGGGTTTTCAATCCGTTGTGCGCCGTTATGATTCCGCCATGCGCCGCCAGGTTCGTAAGATCAATCGTGATGCCAAGAAGGGGATCGCCGGTCCCAAAACACCAGAAGAGATTTGGGAAGAGGCCCAACATGAACTCGCCCCAAAAATCGAACTGGAAATCTACAAAACCTCACTCGGCTCCGCCTATGCCGACGAAGATGGTCACTTTGAGTTAGCTGGCCATGGCTTATTGGTCGCCCGTGCTGAGATGGGCAGTTACTCCGTATTTTTTGTTAATGACGGCCCCGGCGGCGAACTCGTTCGATTCAGCGACGTCAAGGAAACCGAAACCACCGCTGAATAGAGACGAGTGCCTCTCATCAGTTTTATGCCAGTCTCCCGCTACCAGAAAAGCTGGCTCTTGTCGTTAATCTTCATAGCCACAAAAATGCACGAAAAGACACTAAAAGCAGCAAGGCGTCACCTACATAACCGTTATTGTATTCTTTTAAAAGGCCCGAAGGGCTGACGCATAACAGCCCAGGGTAAGCGTAGCGTAGCCCTGGGTTATCAATACATATATAACATGAGGCCTGCAAGGCTGACACAAGAAGGCCATTCGAAAGAGCACGCATGATTCTCACGCCAAGTTCACGAAGACACGGAGTTCAAAGCTCTGTGCCTCTGCGTCCTCGGTGGTGAACTTTATCATTCCTATTTAAATGGATATTACTTTGCGTGCTCTGCCTTTTCTGTGGTTAAAACGAGTAACCAAAGAGCGTATTTAGAGGAAATTTATTTTGGCAGTTACGCTAAGTTCATATTTCATCGATAACAGGAACACCGTTATGGAAAACGATTTCAACAAGATTGCCCGCCAGTATGTCGAGGTCAAACAACAGGCTTGGCGTTCGGCTATTGAGGAGTATTCGTTCCTCAAACTGATTGGCGATGTGGAGGGGTTGAAGGTGGTGGATATCGCTTGCGGGCAGGGTTATTTCACCCGTCTCCTTAAACAAGGCAATCCTGCCTCTATTTGTGGCTTCGACTCCTCTTCGCAAATGATCAAGCTTGCACGCGATGAAGAGAAGAGCAAGCCGATGGGGATCGATTATCAGGTTGGTGATATCACCGACGAAAGCCTTCATGGGGATTTCGATCTCGCCGTTGCCGCCTGGCTGCTCGTCTATGCGAAATCCTACGAGATGCTCGACGAGGTGTGCACCGGACTTGCCCGTCAGCTGAAAAGCGGCGGCCGCTTTGTCACCTTCACCACCAATTGCGATGTCCACACCCACAAGCCCGACTATAGCAAATACGGTTTCCGAATAGATTTCCCGGACGACCTTCATGCCGGCTCTGAGTTTCGCTGGAGCGGTCAAACGTCCGACGGTCTCTGTGAAGTCGTCAACTACTACCTGCCCAATAAAGCCTACGCTGTCGCTTTGGAAAAAGCCGGCTTCCGCGATGTCAAATATCATGCCATCAGCCTATCTCCCCAAGCCCCCGAAACAGAAGCCTACTGGTCCTACTTTCTCCAGTATCCCCCCGCCTTTATGATCGATGCGGTTAAGTCGTGAATGGCCTTTGTTCGTTGGGTCGTTATTGCATGCTCTTGAAGCCCGAAGGGCTGACACAAGTACCATTCGAAAAAGCACGCATTAACCTCTCGCCAAGACGCGAAGGCGCCAAGATTTTTAACCACAGAAATCACAAAAAGGCACAGAAGGAATTTGATCTATCCGTAGATTTCGCAGATGAGTGCAGATTGATTTTTTCATGTATTGACGAGATAATAATATGCGTGATTGGGATGATGAGGGTAGGGCGCAGTCTCCAGACAAGCCGAGCGTCATGGTGGCGGCTTGTTTGGAGGCTGCGCCCTACCTTGGGCTGTTATGCGTTAGCCCTTAAGATTTGCTGGTGCCTCAGGGTTGCGTGTCTTTGTGTGCTTCGTGCCTGCTTTGTGTTCTTTGTGACCTAAATTTGCTGAGTAAGACCTCTTCGTGCCTTGGCGTCTTGGCGTGAGGTCAATACGTCTGATTTGTGAGCAATGCTTCGATGCTATGTTTGATAATATCACGGGAGTAATGGGCGCGGACGTAGCTTTGGCCGGTGGTGTGGAGTTTTTGCCAGAGGGGCTGGTTGTGGTGGAGTTGGCAGAGGTTGGAGGCGATGGCTTCCGGGGTGTTCGCAATGAGGACACCTTCGTTGTGATAGTTTGCAAAACCTTCAATGGCGATGTCGGTTCCGACAACCGGGGTTCCGTGGAGGAGGCTTTGCAGGACCTTGCCTTTGATGCCGGCGCCGAAGCGCAGCGGGGCAATGGTCAGGCGCACTTGATTGAGCAAGGTCTCGATGTCATCGACATGACCCAGCAGGGAAATGTTGGATGGTTTGTCGGGCAGGGTGAGTTCGTCGGTTCCGCGGCCGACGATGCTGAGGCCAAGCTGTGGATTTATCTTTTGAACGAGGGGCCAGATGGTGTCGATGAGCCAATGGATGGCGTCGAGGTTTGGCGAGAAATAGGCCGGGCCGATCAGGGCAATCCCATTGCGTTGTTCGAAGGGCGCGGTGCTTTGGGGGATGTCGTAAATATTGGGGATGCACGCGATGCGGGCGGATTTGGCAATGCCGGACAGAATGTCGGCCTCCTGCTGGCTGACCACGAGGGTGACGTCGGCGGCGTTGGCCATTTCGATTTCAATTTTTTTAACCCGGATTGCATCGAGGAGTAAGCGCTTGTTATTGGTTAGCTTGGCTTCC
The Rubellicoccus peritrichatus DNA segment above includes these coding regions:
- a CDS encoding class I SAM-dependent DNA methyltransferase, which produces MENDFNKIARQYVEVKQQAWRSAIEEYSFLKLIGDVEGLKVVDIACGQGYFTRLLKQGNPASICGFDSSSQMIKLARDEEKSKPMGIDYQVGDITDESLHGDFDLAVAAWLLVYAKSYEMLDEVCTGLARQLKSGGRFVTFTTNCDVHTHKPDYSKYGFRIDFPDDLHAGSEFRWSGQTSDGLCEVVNYYLPNKAYAVALEKAGFRDVKYHAISLSPQAPETEAYWSYFLQYPPAFMIDAVKS
- a CDS encoding glycosyltransferase family 4 protein, translating into MNLALVTCAVPDPRAEGAAYRMWQLLHIMRELRHRVRILPMQHSFQSVPLEVMRERRTYWEADGFELLPEAESLQEHIDHNGHQYDIFWFDSYVAANAALLSIQQKYPRAKCVFDTIDLAHHRYFREAKLTNNKRLLLDAIRVKKIEIEMANAADVTLVVSQQEADILSGIAKSARIACIPNIYDIPQSTAPFEQRNGIALIGPAYFSPNLDAIHWLIDTIWPLVQKINPQLGLSIVGRGTDELTLPDKPSNISLLGHVDDIETLLNQVRLTIAPLRFGAGIKGKVLQSLLHGTPVVGTDIAIEGFANYHNEGVLIANTPEAIASNLCQLHHNQPLWQKLHTTGQSYVRAHYSRDIIKHSIEALLTNQTY